From a region of the Streptomyces venezuelae genome:
- a CDS encoding pyridoxamine 5'-phosphate oxidase family protein, giving the protein MEELGADEALRLLGTAELGRIVFTHHALPAVRPVNHVLDAGDIIVRVQDGSTLAALLATQPGAGVVVAYEADDIDPGQHLGWSVVATGYATAVTDPDETERYGRLLEPWAASSASGAIRIRPDLVTGFRLREGGP; this is encoded by the coding sequence ATGGAAGAGCTCGGCGCCGACGAAGCGCTGCGGCTGCTCGGCACCGCCGAACTGGGTCGGATCGTCTTCACCCACCACGCACTGCCCGCCGTACGCCCCGTCAACCACGTTCTCGATGCCGGCGACATCATCGTCCGCGTCCAGGACGGATCGACGCTGGCAGCGCTGCTCGCGACCCAGCCGGGTGCAGGCGTGGTCGTCGCCTACGAGGCCGACGACATCGATCCGGGTCAACACCTGGGCTGGAGCGTGGTCGCCACCGGCTACGCCACCGCTGTCACCGACCCGGACGAGACCGAGCGGTACGGACGCCTCCTGGAGCCCTGGGCCGCAAGCAGCGCATCGGGAGCGATCCGGATCCGACCCGACCTCGTCACCGGATTCCGCTTGCGCGAGGGCGGCCCGTAG
- a CDS encoding SulP family inorganic anion transporter, producing MPKRGWTVAVPPAFHGYRAPWLRGDVLAGITVAAYLVPQVMAYAGVAGLPPVVGLWAALPAMVLYALSGSSRLLSVGPESTTALMTAVAVGPLAAGDPARYAVLSAALAVVVGLLCLVAWAVRLGFLADLLSRPVLVGYLAGVALIMIVDQLPRLTGTSGSGSGFFPQLASFLHHLGDVHWPTAVLAAGCLALLFVLPLVWRPLPGPLVVLALATAVVAGFALDANDGINVIGVVPTGLPGFALPDPSDYADLVLPALGVLLVGYSDVVLTARAFARHDDPHPLAANRELLALGVSNIGAGVLHGFPVSSSASRTALADSAGARTQAYSLVGAVCVAAVLLFLGPLLAHTPSAALGAIVVYAAVRLVEVDEFRRLAAFRRREFLLALGCGLGVLALGILYGVLLAVALSVAELLTRVARPHDAVEGMVPGLAGMHDIDDYPTARTIPGLLIYRYDSPLFFANAEDFRRRALASVAVQDEPVHWFVLNTEANVEVDITALDAVEALRSELTQRDIVFALARVKQDLRRPLDAYGLTAAVGPERIFPTLPTAVAAYRDWQRVMGHDPAQRWE from the coding sequence ATGCCGAAGCGCGGTTGGACCGTGGCGGTCCCGCCTGCTTTCCACGGGTACCGCGCCCCCTGGCTCCGGGGTGACGTGCTGGCCGGCATCACGGTCGCTGCCTATCTCGTACCGCAGGTCATGGCGTACGCCGGCGTTGCCGGCCTGCCGCCGGTCGTCGGTCTCTGGGCCGCCCTGCCGGCCATGGTCCTCTACGCCCTCAGCGGGTCCTCCCGTCTGCTGTCCGTCGGACCGGAGTCGACCACCGCCCTCATGACCGCCGTGGCCGTGGGCCCGCTGGCGGCCGGCGACCCCGCGCGGTACGCGGTGCTCTCGGCGGCCCTGGCGGTCGTGGTCGGTCTGCTCTGCCTCGTCGCGTGGGCCGTCAGGTTGGGCTTCCTCGCGGATCTCCTCTCCCGGCCGGTCCTCGTCGGGTACCTGGCCGGGGTGGCTCTGATCATGATCGTGGACCAGCTTCCCCGCCTGACCGGGACGAGTGGCAGCGGATCGGGGTTCTTTCCCCAGCTGGCTTCCTTCCTCCACCACCTCGGTGACGTGCACTGGCCCACGGCCGTGCTCGCCGCCGGATGTCTCGCCCTCCTGTTCGTCCTCCCGCTGGTGTGGCGACCGCTGCCCGGACCCCTCGTCGTGCTGGCGCTCGCCACCGCCGTGGTGGCGGGTTTCGCGCTCGACGCGAACGACGGCATCAACGTCATCGGAGTCGTCCCGACCGGACTTCCCGGCTTCGCCCTGCCCGATCCGTCGGACTATGCCGACCTGGTCCTGCCGGCCCTCGGAGTGCTCCTCGTCGGCTACTCGGACGTCGTCCTCACCGCGCGCGCCTTCGCCCGCCACGACGATCCGCACCCCTTGGCAGCCAACCGCGAGCTGCTGGCGCTCGGCGTCTCCAACATCGGCGCCGGCGTCCTGCACGGCTTTCCCGTCAGCAGCAGCGCCAGCCGCACCGCCCTCGCCGACTCCGCAGGCGCCCGCACCCAGGCGTACTCCCTCGTCGGCGCCGTCTGCGTAGCCGCCGTCCTGCTCTTCCTGGGCCCGCTGCTGGCCCACACGCCGTCCGCCGCGCTCGGCGCCATCGTCGTCTACGCCGCCGTACGCCTGGTCGAGGTGGACGAGTTCCGCAGGCTGGCAGCCTTCCGCCGCCGCGAGTTCCTGCTCGCGCTCGGCTGCGGACTCGGGGTCCTGGCCCTCGGCATCCTGTACGGCGTGCTCCTCGCCGTGGCGCTGTCCGTCGCCGAACTGCTCACCAGGGTCGCCCGCCCCCACGACGCGGTCGAGGGCATGGTGCCCGGTCTGGCCGGCATGCACGACATCGACGACTACCCGACCGCGCGCACCATTCCCGGTCTGCTCATCTACCGCTACGACTCCCCGCTGTTCTTCGCCAACGCCGAGGACTTCCGTCGCCGGGCACTGGCCTCGGTGGCTGTTCAGGACGAACCTGTGCACTGGTTCGTCCTGAACACCGAGGCCAACGTCGAGGTCGACATCACCGCCCTCGACGCCGTCGAGGCCCTGCGCTCCGAACTCACCCAACGGGACATCGTCTTCGCCCTCGCCCGCGTCAAGCAGGACCTGCGCCGCCCCCTCGACGCCTACGGCCTGACAGCCGCAGTCGGCCCGGAGCGCATCTTCCCCACGCTCCCCACAGCCGTTGCCGCCTATCGGGACTGGCAACGCGTCATGGGCCACGATCCAGCGCAGCGGTGGGAATGA